A window of the Phaseolus vulgaris cultivar G19833 chromosome 5, P. vulgaris v2.0, whole genome shotgun sequence genome harbors these coding sequences:
- the LOC137834203 gene encoding secreted RxLR effector protein 161-like has translation MDNISYASFVGSLMYAKKCTRLDISFAVAMLGRYQSDLGLDHWKTAKKILRYLQGTKNHMLTYRRSDHLEVIGYTYSYFVGCMDRIKSTFGYVYLLVGGEISWKSVKQSVITTSTMEAEFVACF, from the coding sequence ATGGATAATATCTCTTATGCATCTTTTGTTGGGAGTTTGATGTATGCTAAAAAATGTACAAGACTAGATATTAGCTTCGCAGTTGCTATGCTTGGTAGATATCAAAGTGATCTaggattggatcattggaaaACTGCAAAGAAAATTTTAAGATATTTGCAAGGGACAAAGAATCACATGCTTACGTATAGGAGATCTGATcatcttgaggtgattggatatacaTATTCATATTTTGTTGGTTGTATGGATAGAATAAAGTCCacatttggttatgtgtatcttttagtCGGAGGAGagatttcatggaaaagtgtGAAGCAGTCAGTCATTACTACATCCACCATGGAGgctgaatttgtggcatgctttTAG